A genomic window from Anaerolineae bacterium includes:
- a CDS encoding LptE family protein, with amino-acid sequence MLFKGKIIWAVFAILCFLAFLSACGYRFAGGGTLPSGINSVCVTILENRTSEIGIENTFTNDLIYEFTRNGKIAGMDEADALLSGVIKSMSIETISHSGAQTSLERRVTFTLDLKLTDKDGRILWSTKDIAGNEAYVVVSDKLLTEQKRHDAISILSTRLAEKVYNSLTEDF; translated from the coding sequence ATGCTTTTTAAAGGAAAAATAATTTGGGCTGTCTTTGCGATATTGTGCTTTTTGGCTTTTTTGTCAGCATGCGGCTACAGGTTTGCCGGAGGCGGGACTCTTCCGTCAGGTATAAATAGTGTTTGCGTAACAATTCTTGAAAACCGCACCTCTGAAATCGGAATTGAAAATACATTTACAAACGATCTTATCTATGAATTTACGAGAAACGGCAAAATCGCAGGCATGGACGAGGCAGACGCTCTCCTTTCCGGTGTAATTAAATCAATGAGTATTGAGACGATATCACACAGCGGGGCTCAAACCTCCCTTGAAAGACGGGTAACATTTACACTTGATTTGAAATTAACAGATAAGGACGGCAGGATACTTTGGTCAACAAAAGATATTGCCGGCAACGAGGCCTATGTCGTGGTTTCTGACAAGCTATTGACAGAGCAAAAACGACATGATGCAATTTCAATCCTTTCAACAAGGCTTGCAGAAAAGGTTTATAATAGCCTGACAGAGGATTTTTAG
- the rpsT gene encoding 30S ribosomal protein S20 has protein sequence MANHKSALKRARQNKERRMRNKTTMTKVKNIVKDVRLASGKESNETALNKLNQAQSIIDKAAKKGTIHKKNASRKVSRLASLVRSITA, from the coding sequence TTGGCTAATCATAAATCAGCATTAAAACGGGCGCGCCAGAATAAAGAAAGGCGCATGCGTAACAAAACAACGATGACCAAGGTTAAAAACATTGTCAAGGATGTACGGCTTGCCTCAGGTAAAGAGTCGAATGAAACAGCTTTAAACAAACTTAATCAAGCGCAATCTATTATCGACAAAGCAGCAAAAAAGGGAACTATTCATAAAAAAAATGCATCTCGAAAAGTTTCCCGCCTTGCCAGCCTGGTAAGGTCGATTACAGCCTAA